TATCATCTTGAGTTTAGATGATTTTGCAGGTGATTGTGTGCTACTCTCCAATCCACTATACCTAATCCCCTACCCCTTAGCCCTTCCAGGAAACTCCTTGTTCCCTGATCTCCAATCTCTGGTTGCTAATAGCTTTTACTAAGTAATCCAAAAAAATGTTAACTATTAATGCAAAATTCAACTTTGGATTGATTTTTTTTGGTAAGAAATTCACATTAGTATTTTTAACGCAATCACAATTGTAAGGAGAAAATTCAGTTGCTGACATCTACTTTACTAGCGGCTGCAACCACACCTCTGCAATGGAGTCCCGCTGTTGGGGTGACTATGATTCTCTGCAATATCCTTGCCATTCTCTTTGGCAAATTCACTATTAAATACCCCAATGCAGAACCTGCCTTGCCCTCAAACCAGTTCTTTGGCGGATTTGGAGCGCCAGCATTACTGGCTACTACGGCTTTTGGTCATATATTGGGAGCAGGCGTAATCTTAGGTCTGCACAACCTGGGAAGACTCTAAATTTTTGTACCAGAAGCAACATAAGCTGTTTGCCGTATTAATATTTACGGTTAACTACTGGGTTGATGATTTTTTGTCTCCGATTGTGAGTCAGAGAATTTACTCTCTGACTCTTTTTTTATAACAATAAATGTGAATTGACTAGACTGACATAGGAGGCTGACCGCGCATTTGCCGTAAGGCGTTGAGGCAAGATGGACAGTCACACCCAAATAAGGCTATAGCGGTATCGCTTTCCTCCTCAGTAAAGTTCATTTCAATAATGTCACTGGGTTCGTTATTTTGAGCCAGT
Above is a genomic segment from Fischerella sp. JS2 containing:
- the psaK gene encoding photosystem I reaction center subunit PsaK — encoded protein: MLTSTLLAAATTPLQWSPAVGVTMILCNILAILFGKFTIKYPNAEPALPSNQFFGGFGAPALLATTAFGHILGAGVILGLHNLGRL